The Vulcanimicrobium alpinum sequence CCTCTTCGATCTCTTCAACAACCAGCTCGCCGATGAGTTCGCGGGCGTCTCGGGCGTCGGTTCCGTCTCGGTGTTCGGCGGCGCGCAGCGCGCGATCATGGTCGAGCCCGACGTCAACGCGCTCGCCGGCTACGGCCTCGACACCAACGCCATCGTCACGAAGATCAAGAATGAGAACGTGGACGCGCCGGCCGGCTTGCTCGCGATCGGTCCCAAAGAGTTCACGATCCGCGCGAACGCGCTCTACAAGAACTCGGCCGAGGTCGCGAACACCGTCGTCACCGTGAAAAACGGCGCGCCGGTCTACGTGCGCGACGTCGCGCGCGTGATCGACGGCGTCGAAGAGATCCGCTCGTTCTCGCGGCTCGACGGGAATTCGTCGATCGCGCTCGGAATCACGGCGCAGCCGGACGCCAACGTCATCGCCGTCTCGCAGGGCGTCTACGCCAAGATCGCCGACTTCCAGAAGCGCTATCCGACGATGCACTTCGGCGTCGTGTTCGACCAGCAGGGCTTCATCGATTCGGCCGTGGTCGCGCTGGAACACACCGCGGTCTACGGCGCGATTCTCGCGGTGCTGATCATCCTACTCTTCCTGCACTCGCTACGCTCGACGCTGATCGTCGCCGTCTCGCTCCCGACCTCGGTGCTGGGCACGTTCTTCGCAGCGTACACGCTGCACCAGTCGCTCAACATCATGACGCTGGGCGGACTCGCGCTCGCCGTGGGGCTGATCGTCGACGACGCCGTCGTCGTCATCGAGAATATCTACCGACACCTTGCGGAGGGCGAGCCGCCGCGCGAGGCCGCGCGCAATGCGACCGCGCAGATCTTCACGGCGGTGCTCGCTTCAACGGTCACCGTCATTACGGTATTCGTCCCGCTGCTGCTGATCCCGGGCTTGCAGGGGCTGATCTTCGGTCCGTTCGCGCTCGTGATCATCGTCGGCGTCGGGATCTCGCTGCTCGTCGCGACGACCACCGTGCCGATGCTCTCGAGTTTCATGCTCGACACGCATAGCGTCCACCTCACCGACGACGACGGCGATGGGGTCTCGCGCGGCGGCTTCGCCCGCGGCTTTGCGCGCCGCTACCAGCGTTTCGGCCGCGGGTTCGACCGCTTCTACCTCCGCCTCGAAACCGGGTACCGGCGCCTGCTCGGCGCGGCGGTCGACCGGCCCGCGATCGTGCTCGGCACGGGGCTGCTCCTCGTCGCGCTCTCGATCGTCGCGGTCAACTTCGGCGTCGTGAAAACCGAAGTGTTCCCCGCCTCCTCGTCGCGCTTCATCCGCTTGAACTTGCGCACGCCGAACGGCACGTCGGTGGCAAGCACCAACGCCGTCGCGATCAAGGTCGAAGATGCGCTGCGCCGCGATCCGCGCGTCGTCAGCGTCGCCGACACCGTCGGCTCCGCGTTCGGCGGCGGCGGCTCGCGCGTGGTGACCAATCAGGCATCGATGGCGATCGCGCTGCGACCCGGCATCAGCGGCGCGAAGGCCGACGCGTTCGTCACCGAGTGGCAGCGCCGCCTGGGCGGAACGCCGCGTCGGGGCGGTGCGGCCAACGCCAACGTTCCGCAGACCATCACGCCGGAGCAGCGCGCGCAGTTCCTCGATCTGCGCCGCGCGCTGGTCGGCACGCAGGTGTTCGCGAGCAGCATCGACATCGTGCAGCAAACGGTGAGCCAGGGCTCCGACGCGATCGAGATCCAGCTCTACGGGCCCGACATCAACCAGCTCTACAAGCTCGCGCAAGGCGCCATCCCGTCGATCGCGCAGATCCCCGGCATCCAGCGCCCCGACACGAACATCACGCCGTCACAGCCGGAAGTCGACGTCAACGTCAATCGCCGCATGGCCGCGCAGCTCGGGCTCTCGACCGGCGACATCGCCAACGTCATTTCGACGGCGACCAGCGGGACGATCGCGTCGTACTGGCAGACCAACGGCACGCAGTATCCAATTCTGGTC is a genomic window containing:
- a CDS encoding efflux RND transporter permease subunit — encoded protein: MSIADFAVTRRVTVAMLATAIVVLGIFAIPRLPIALLPSFQPPVVSVTVNYGNVSPETMESTVTRPIENAVSRVSGIDYLQSNSFQGQTVVRATFKYGTNINVAATDIQQQVARAATQLPNDTNLQQPQIQKADPNALPVVRLSVTDNSRPLRDLFDLFNNQLADEFAGVSGVGSVSVFGGAQRAIMVEPDVNALAGYGLDTNAIVTKIKNENVDAPAGLLAIGPKEFTIRANALYKNSAEVANTVVTVKNGAPVYVRDVARVIDGVEEIRSFSRLDGNSSIALGITAQPDANVIAVSQGVYAKIADFQKRYPTMHFGVVFDQQGFIDSAVVALEHTAVYGAILAVLIILLFLHSLRSTLIVAVSLPTSVLGTFFAAYTLHQSLNIMTLGGLALAVGLIVDDAVVVIENIYRHLAEGEPPREAARNATAQIFTAVLASTVTVITVFVPLLLIPGLQGLIFGPFALVIIVGVGISLLVATTTVPMLSSFMLDTHSVHLTDDDGDGVSRGGFARGFARRYQRFGRGFDRFYLRLETGYRRLLGAAVDRPAIVLGTGLLLVALSIVAVNFGVVKTEVFPASSSRFIRLNLRTPNGTSVASTNAVAIKVEDALRRDPRVVSVADTVGSAFGGGGSRVVTNQASMAIALRPGISGAKADAFVTEWQRRLGGTPRRGGAANANVPQTITPEQRAQFLDLRRALVGTQVFASSIDIVQQTVSQGSDAIEIQLYGPDINQLYKLAQGAIPSIAQIPGIQRPDTNITPSQPEVDVNVNRRMAAQLGLSTGDIANVISTATSGTIASYWQTNGTQYPILVQLPPDQRRSLDALNSLQILPSTATLAASSGGGSGSGTSTNAASANGPSSQSLDAVPLSGVAQITIGQGPSQIPRQNKSRRVDIDAPLVGGTLGDVLAQVTKVMDAYPLPAGYRWQYGPSVTQNNNTFGALTLVVILAIALIYMLLASQFESFLDPLVIMVAVPFALIGIVGSLWITHRAFGLTAFIGSLMLVGIAVKNAILVVEFTKQLRRDEGYSAREALMHAGPMRLRPILMTTLATLGGMLPIALGLEAGSETQAPLGTVVIGGLVTSTLLSLVVVPTIYLLVAKHIEPRFAPKPPSFRRPTRPDGAPAKQPHPAAAP